In Delphinus delphis chromosome X, mDelDel1.2, whole genome shotgun sequence, the DNA window GGAGGTCAGCAAATGACTGGCCCATAGGCCCAGGGCCCACCAGCCACACTGGGTGTAACTCAGAGCCACCCACACGGGGTAAAGCATGAGCAGTCCAGACACCCACACCTCGGCGCGCAGGCATCCCTGGCCCCATTCGGCCTCCCACATCCTAGCCCAGCAGCCCATGTCCCTATATGCCCCCAGTCCAGCCTGGCCCAACTCACCATCCATAGCACAGAGCCCGAGGGCTGCTCCAAAGGCTGGGCCCCACTCCACCGCGTCTTCACTGTGGCCAGGCCGAAGTCCCCGATCTTCACCGTGAGCCCCTCGTGTAGGAAGATGTCCGCCAGGGTCAAGGGCCACTACAGGGACTCCCAATAGCCAGGCTTCTCGCCTTGACTGGGAGGCTCTCGTTGACACCTCCACACCAGTTATGCCTCTAACCCTGACCAGAAGCCCCGCAATGTCACACAAACTAGCCACAACCTTGACTTGGGTGGGGAGCTCCAATGAATGCCCCCTACACTTGGCCCTCCTGTGACTCCTGACTAGGAAGCTCCTCTAATGGCACCCACACTCACCATGCCTGTGACACTGGTCAGGAGCTCCCCCTAACGCCCTCCACAGCTGCCGCTCCTCAGACCCTGACCAGAGTCCCGAAGAACAGCACCTGAACCAGTCAAAACCCTGACTCCTGACCAAGAGACTCCCATTGAAGGCCCCTCACCAGCCACAGCTCTGGCACCTGGCAAAGGGAAATGCCACATGTGCCCCTCCCTGTTTGCCCCCAGAAAGCCTCCCACAAGAGCCATCCCTCTAAGCTCTCATCCTGTTTGATGCCCCCCACCCAAGCCCAGCCCTCAGAGAGGGACATGTAGATACTGTTAGACTTGAGATCTCGGTGGATGATGTTCTTGGCATGGAGGTAGCTGTTGGGGTACAAGCAGGTGTCAGACTGTCTGGGGGCTAcctcatctccccacccccagatcccccagccccctccctagTCCCCGGGCCAGGACGCTCACTCCATGCCCTGGGCAGTCTGCCGGGCCACATCAATGAGCTGGACCATGTCGAAGCGTGTGTCGGCCACGTGCAGGTGGTGGTAGAGACTGGAGCCCTCGCACCACTGTGTGATGATAGCAAATCCCGGCCGGGTCATGAAGCCCATGAACAGCAAGATGTTGACGTGACGTGTCTTCCTGCAGGCAGGGCAGAAGGTATCAGGGCAGGGAGGGTAAACAGCAACTTCCTGAGCATTGGGAATGGCGCTGTTCACTGCTGCCTTCTGCCATCATTCCCACCCTGGCTTTCAGGAGGCTCAGGGCCAGACTATGGCCAGATTCAATGAAGTTGTGAGACATGTTTGCTGGGCTATGATTCCACGCTGGGCGCTTATGTCCTGGGCTTCCTCATCCATGTCTCCCAACAAAAGCAGGAGGGAGAGATTACCCCTCACCCTCTACTGACCAGGAGTGTCTTAATCATCAATACCTGCCATACCTCTGACCCTGACCATGACCTGAGCCTGTGACCATTTGAGATGAGAAATGGTCATCAGTGATATATCAACATAATATTGATAAATGCTGGGTAAAAATATCAGTGATGTGTGACTATATCCTGTTAACCATGAGAGGCTTAGAGGTAAAGAGCTTGGGATTTGGACTCAAATTAGATCCTAAGTTCCAATCCAGGCTTCCCTGGGTACTCACTGTACAATCTCAGGGAagacacttaacttctctgtgcctcattttcctcaactgAAAAACTGTGATAATTCTGTGAGCTACCTGACAGGGGTGTTGGGAGGAATATGTGAGTAAATAACCTGTAAGGTGCTTATTAGAACAGCTGAACACAAGCAAGCACCCTGAAAATATCACTGTCCTTGCTGTTATCACTACTGGGTACCTAGGTTACCTGACAGAAACTCTGTCCTGTATGAATGGAGCCACCCTCATTTAGAAGAAAACTTTCATTCCTTATAGAAGTATTAACTGCAGTTACGATGGTAACTTACACGCAAAGAACATCAACAACGCTCTGCAATTTTGCTCACAGCGCGTTAGTATTCTTCACAGCAGTTAGGTTATAGTTTCAATACGAACACAACGCAAATTCACAGCCCACTCCAATCATTGCCATTTCATAGAGAGGAGCAGAGACTGAAAATTTCCTTACTGTGGCATCCATTATGAGGATGAGTATTAAAACAGCACAAGGAATTATGATAACGTCAACTCTGCAACATAATTGTGCCCACTTGTCAGAGGGGAAAGCCCACACTGGCAACCCCAGGAGTGGTAGGAACTAGGGTAGCAAAAAGGGAGCGCCAGGGTTTCTTAGCACAAATGAGTTAATATAGTATGAATGATATATTAGGTAGAGCAACCACAATCATTAATCAAACAATGATTAAATTATGGTTCTGATTATAGTTCTAATACTGTTCTTTAAAGTACAGTATTGTTATAATTAATAACAAGAAGGCAACACAATAAACATATACTAATGATGCAGAACAAGCAGACGAGAGGCAAGGATGCCAGGCTGCCTGGCGATGCAGTTAACTCACATTATGCTATTGATGTAAGTACCACAGTAACACTGGTGATACCCATTTCACAGCAGACAACTGAAAAGACCCACATTTTGGAGGCAGAGCCATTAATTAATATCAGTAtttacacaaacacaaacaccaaTGTGACTAGAGGTCCTCCAAACATACCCCTTcccagaggggaaaggggcttCTCTGATAGAGAAGAAACTTACCATTATGGTTATAACACCACACAAACACAGGGGATGTGCAGGAAATGCCTTCAGTACGGCCTTTACCCAGAGAGGCACCAAGGCGGTGCCCAccgcccctgcccccatccctgcGCGCGAGCAATCTCACCTGAGCACCTGCATCTCGTTCTTGAAGGCCTGGGCCTGCTCAGCTGTGGGTTGGGCCACCTTGAGCACCTTCACGGCCACATCGCCGTGCCACCGCCCACGAAACACGGTCCCAAACGAGCCCGTCCCGATCCTCTTCAGCAGCTGCACCTCACTGGGTGGCACCTCCCAGTAATAGCCCGAGTCCCGGTACCCCAGATTCTTCTGCGGGCCACAAGGGCGGCATCTCAGGGGCCTGCCCACACCCCTCATCACTCGGCCTGCAGTGCCCCCACCAAAGGTGCCCCCTGGAGCTCACCACTTTCTTCTTGTCATCGGCCAAGGACTTCCGCTCCCGCTGCTCTGACGGGGACTTGGAATGTGGGGACTTCCTCCCCGAGGACATGCTGGCTGGGCTGGGGCTTCCCCGGGGGGTTCCATCGCCACCACCTCTATTCCCGGCAGCTGCAGTTGCGGAGAGGATGTGAGTGGAgccgggtggggtggggtgggggactcaGGGTGCAGGTAGCGGGGGGCTCACCGTCAGTGTTGAAACTCTGGGCAGGGAGCTGGAAGAAGAGGGCTGGGCGTCAGAGAGAGGACATGGAAGACAACAGGAATGGCCCTCCCCTCTGCCCGGTGCTCCCCTGTGACCTCCCGCCTCGACACCAACCTGGATGAGGCCGGAGTCCATGGGGGCCGTGGTGCTGACCATGTGGACGTTGGGGGTGGATGTGGAGCGGATGCGCTGGAGGGGGGCGTTGGccggggcagggaaggggaagtgCTTGGGGTCGCGGTGCTGGGTGCAGGAGCTGGCAGGGGAAAGGTTGTGAAATCACTGTCGAGTGAATGAGAAAACCAGTAGAGCTGCCACCACTGCCCACACCCCGCCCCGTCCTAAGTGTGTGTTTAGCTCACACAGAGTAAACGTCCACTGTCATTACTATTATGCATTTGTTCAAGAAGCATTGACTGagtgcctgccatgtgccagaTACCACTCTAGGTAGTGGAAATAAAACTGTGGACGAAACAAATAAAGGTTCTACACGCATGCTGATTTGAACtgtactaaaatttttaaattaaaaaaaacccaaagaaacaaaaaacaaataaagtttCTTGCCCTCATGGGGCTGACTGcagcaggaaaaaagagaaataaaaaacaaagaatatttaatatgtCCAATGGTGACAGgtgaaataaagcaaaaactaaagcaACATAAGGAGACAGGAAGTGTCCCTGGTGatgtcaggaaaggcttctctgagcaagtgacatttgagcaaagacttaaaGGAAGGACAGCAAGCCATGCAGATAGTGGGGGAAGAgcaatatataatattgtataactATATGTACTATtcaaatatattatgtattatataacatACAGTATGTTATCTATGTTAAAATTACAATGCTTTACACATATTATAATAATGTTATATGTTATACATACACATCTGTTATACAtgatatatactaaatatattataatgttacaaaaatatttcttaatggtCCCTTCACTATCCTGAAATGCTATTTATAGATAATTTATTCACATATAcccataattaaaaataatataatgctCTAACTTTACTATTTCATACATTACATAAAAATGTTTGATGTTCTacattatatgaaaatattatcaACAGAACACATAATACAATAGCataaatatatcatataaatgacattataaaatatagatatataaaatgcatatcaTATGAACATGATATATTAGAGCAATAATATATTTCAACATTGAAATTGAAAGGGAATTTAcgataaaataatatgtatttcaaaGTGGACAGGCTTGAGCATGGTTATAATGGAAGAATTAACTAAGTAGttagatgcatatatatatagatatatattataattaataagaacTTATCTTATACCAGATCTTGTTCTAAGCATTGGACATgtcttaactcatttaatcctcaccagaaCCCTATGTGGTCATTATCTgctctttacagatgagaaaactaaggcccagagagattaGGGGAATCACCCAAGGCCCCAGAGCTCCATGCCCTTACTCACACttgtaggtgctaaataaatgttcatggagtaaacaaatgaattaagTATGGCTTGTACTCTACAGAGGCCTCCAGATCTTTTTCTTCTGACAGCAGCCCTTCAGCTAAGGCGTTCCCTACCTGGGACCCTGAGGGGTGAGTGGCTCATTCAGGGGGCGGTTCGAGGGAGCCTCATGCTGTCTGGAGCCTCCGGACAAATCCTGGACACTGTGGTAGAACCTTGAGGGCATTCAGGGTGTAAAGCAAGGGAACATGGGTCAGCTGTCTGTAAGAGCCTTGTGGCTGGGCCTCTGtcctccccatccccctgcccaccccaggccAGGCTCACTGTCGGCGGTTGGTACTCATGTCAACACAGACTGTGGGGACCTTGGAGGAACAATGCTGGTGGAACTTGTATCCACAGGTTTGGCAGCGGAAGCCATGGAACAGAAACTTAAGGCAGAAGTCACAAAAGGCCAGGCTGAAGAATGTCTTCCGTACCTGCTGTCACAGAGTAGAGAAGATTGAGGCCTGGTCAGGGACCCTCCCGCCACACCCACGGTCTGCCCCCACTTTCTACCCTGCACTCACAAAATTGTGCATGGTCAGGGGGACGTCTTCGAGGACCTCCACAATGAGCTCCTCGCCATCCAGGGGTGCAATGGCTGTGTCCCAGGCGGTGACTGTCTTTCGACTGCAGAAGGCATGGAAGGGAGTGAGTGGGAGGGTGGATGGGGCCATGGGGAAGAAGGGAACCCCCCAAAAGTCCCTCCAAGCTTGCCATCCATGCAATAATAGATGGCATGTTTCATTCTCAGTACAGCAACTCTAGGAACTAGTACTAtccttgtccccattttacatatggggaaactgaggctcagggggatGAAATGACTTGTCCAGAGCCACAAGGGATTGTAAGTGGCAGGACAGTGCGAAGAGTCCATGCTCTTAGCCACAAGACGAGGAGCAAATGAGACTGAAGAAACAACTAAATCTTAGAAGTCCTGAGCAAGCCCCCAACAAAGCAGCTGGTGAGGCActgaaataacaaataaaaagcaatgcGTGAATTGAATACAAAAAAGTTAAGGAACTCTAAAACAGAGGAATAAATGGAAGGTCAGCGAGGCCCACACAGCAGACAGAGAACAAGGAAACGGAGGAAGGAGAGGGCTGACAAATTGATAAAACAGTGAAAGATGAAACAGATGAATTCCGGGAGGACATGACGGAGCACGGTGAGGATTTGGGGTGCAAGAAGAAAATGAGCTGCTGACCTTACAGGCCAATAAACTAATGAAGTAATGAGACAAAAGCTGGATGCACTCACGGAGTCACCGAATGAAGGGAAGACTAACGGAGACTGCACAGCAGAGTGGAGAGTCCCATGACTCTGAGGAGGGGCTGGAAGGCTGCGCGCCCAGTTGGAGGTGGCAGTGCCACACTTACCCCTTGATGAGCCGGTAGACCACACAGCAATCCTGATTGAGTCCCCGCACCTTGAGGGCCTTGTCTAATGAGTCGTAAACACTCATGCCATCCCGGACAGtcacctgtgtgtgtgtagatgtgaGGAGTCAGCTCTCAGTGGAGTCCCCAGCTGACTCTCCCAGCCCTTGTCACCTTTCTGATCCAAGATTTACAACCGGGTCCATGCCTACCCCTTGCCAGTTTTGCTCCCGTCAGACTCACCACCGTGCGTTGCTTGTTGGGCAGGTACACTTTGACGGTGCCCACCGCCCGGGATGGCTCGGCCCCGTTGGCAGGGGGGCCCCGTGGTGGCTCCATGGAGCCTAGGACTTTGTCAAGACGGGCTAAGGTGGGGCTGGGCAGGTGCCATGGGGCTCCTAGAAGACACAGGTAAAATTCAGAGGTCCCATAATGATGGTCTGGAAGCAAAGTGGCAGGGGACAAAAATTCAATCTCCCAGCTCCACGTCACCCCTTGTAGCCTAATTTCCACACAGCCCAAGGGATCCAGTTCCTCCTCTGCTCAGCCGCTCCTGTTGTCTGTCTCACACTTAAGTGCCAAGGTCTCGGATTCACTGCGtagggcggggtggggtggggggtaggacATAGTGAGAGGTACACACACTGTCCCGGAGGGCACAGGAGCACGTAAGTCTCCGTGCTAGGGACTAACGGGGAAGTCAGCACGCACTGCACTGGGGCCTGTCAGGTACGTAATGGACATGAACAGGCTGCCCTGGCTTTCTAATGGAGAAGGGGGTTCAGATGCTGTGGTGTGGGGTGAGTCACAGATAGGGTGATGGGGAACTAACAGAGGATCATCAGATACTGCCCTTAGTTTGAGGGAAATGGGAATTGCACCAAACAGTGTTCATAAGGGCACTGTGGGCATCCCAAAGCCCTGAACTGTAATGATGGTAGGTTCATGGATACTGTGTTAGGTGGCTAATGGGAGTCACCAGACTATGATGGGGAGTTCATAGAGGCTCAGCAGACACTACGCTGCGGGGAGATGTAACAGGGGTCACTAGGGACTGTAATGGGTAGAAGAGTGGATAATGGGTGTCACCAGACACTGTCATGGGGGAAAGGAGGGTAATGGAGCATCACCAGACATGGTTGAGGTGAGATAAATGGGGGTAAGGCGCGGGTGGGGCGGAGGGCGCTCCAAAATTCTCCCTGACAACTAATGAAAGGGTCGCAGTTACATTACTGGTGATAATGGAAGGAGGTTGGGGAGGGTTAAAGAGGAGGAATGGGGGAATCCTCAAACATTCTCCTAGTGAGCTAGACATTGATCCAGAATAAGGAAAGCGAGAAGTGAGCTTCATCTTCACGCATTCCCCGTTGTCGGTAAGCAAGGGTCATCAGATACCTTAAGGAGGTTAAGAGGGACTGCACATGACAAGACACCACAACCCAAGCCCCATTCGGCCTGACCCCGCCCACCGAGGGCCTTCCAGCTCTGCGCAGGCGCGCTGCCACAGGCGACGGGCGAAACCATCCCCCGCAGCCTTGCACCCCTATTCCAGTCTACCCCCCCCCGCGTTGTCGAAGATGGTCTCACCCCGGGTCAAACCACTCCTCCGGTTCCGGGCGGGGGGCATCGGGGCCCAGGCGCAGCCATCCTGGAGCTGAGCTTTCGGTCCCGGCTCCCTACCCGAGCCCAGCAGTCTCTCCAGAAACCTAACCCTGCCGGGCCTGCCCTCACCTGTCACGCCGCTACAGCCGCCGCCGCCTCCATCTTGGGCCTGTCTTCTTGTTTCCTTACAGAGTCCGCCTCCACCGCCCCTCGGGCTTTGGCTATTGGCTCCGGAGGACTCAGCCCTCCATTCTTATTGGATTAGGGTCACGCCTGTCAAGGCAGGACCGGCGGAATGTGGGTCGTGTTCCGCATTAGGAGGGGCTGCCTGAAACGTCAGGGTCCAGGGCAAATTCGCACGTCCTGACTCGCGCAGGCGCAGTCGGGAGGAGACCAGCGTTCCATGGGCTTTAACCCCAATCGTGCCGTAGTGGAATCAAGCagggtggttttttttgtttttttttgttttttggtcaccTGGGGCTGACTTTAGGGATCCCCGAATTTGGGCGGAGGATCCTTAAGCGTCCTTTTTGCTCCAGTGTGACCCAGCGCCCTAAGTACCCATTTGGGATTTtcctatgtctcagttttaccgTCTTTGAAATGGGTTAGAATCAGACCAAATATCTGCAAAGTTTTCCAATTCTAAGAGACTGTAGTCATAGCCCTTGATAACAGCGTGTCTCTAGTGTGGCCGTGGCTGTGGCTCTAGGAGTAGCGGCCTGCTGTTTGGGGAGGCTTCCTTTAGGAATGGAGTTGATAAGGATTTTGAAAGACTAATAGTAGAAGGTCAGGGGAAATTGTGGACCTGGAGTAGGGCATAACTCAGGGAAGAGGGTGGAAGTATCGTAGGGTAGacacaaagtttttaaaagttgaagtttTCCTGGTGTCACAAGTGAAAGAGACTTTCCATCCTCCCTTTTCTTGGAGTATTTCCTTCAGAAAACGTGTAAATTTTTTCTCCGTACCTTCAAGATATAtgtaactcttaaaaaaaaaaagctaaataggCCTCCAGCCAGTTTTACAACTCAGGAATGTTGTTCTTGAGGGCCTgggagccatctctttgaaatgtaaacgtCAGCAGAGATAGTGCCCTATCTCCACGACCCTAGGAATTTGACCTAGGAGGCTGGTTCCAAGTCGTCACCTGCTTGTCAAAGAGATATGTGTTTTATTCTTCCTTTGCCTAAAGGCAGATAGCTACACCGATTACCAGGGAATTTGAGATGACCTGTGTGTAGTAAATGGTGCTGTCAAGTTCTCTTGAGGGCAAGTTATCATCTGTCTTAAGAACATGTATGCAATGGGTTGTATCTGCCTGGCTATATAAAAGGATgaggtttctttcc includes these proteins:
- the ARAF gene encoding serine/threonine-protein kinase A-Raf isoform X1; the protein is MPPARNRRSGLTRGAPWHLPSPTLARLDKVLGSMEPPRGPPANGAEPSRAVGTVKVYLPNKQRTVVTVRDGMSVYDSLDKALKVRGLNQDCCVVYRLIKGRKTVTAWDTAIAPLDGEELIVEVLEDVPLTMHNFVRKTFFSLAFCDFCLKFLFHGFRCQTCGYKFHQHCSSKVPTVCVDMSTNRRQFYHSVQDLSGGSRQHEAPSNRPLNEPLTPQGPSSCTQHRDPKHFPFPAPANAPLQRIRSTSTPNVHMVSTTAPMDSGLIQLPAQSFNTDAAGNRGGGDGTPRGSPSPASMSSGRKSPHSKSPSEQRERKSLADDKKKVKNLGYRDSGYYWEVPPSEVQLLKRIGTGSFGTVFRGRWHGDVAVKVLKVAQPTAEQAQAFKNEMQVLRKTRHVNILLFMGFMTRPGFAIITQWCEGSSLYHHLHVADTRFDMVQLIDVARQTAQGMDYLHAKNIIHRDLKSNNIFLHEGLTVKIGDFGLATVKTRWSGAQPLEQPSGSVLWMAAEVIRMQDPNPYSFQSDVYAYGVVLYELMTGSLPYSHIGSRDQIIFMVGRGYLSPDLSKISSNCPKAMRRLLSDCLKFQREERPLFPQILATIELLQRSLPKIERSASEPSLHRTQADELPACLLSAARLVP
- the ARAF gene encoding serine/threonine-protein kinase A-Raf isoform X2 gives rise to the protein MEPPRGPPANGAEPSRAVGTVKVYLPNKQRTVVTVRDGMSVYDSLDKALKVRGLNQDCCVVYRLIKGRKTVTAWDTAIAPLDGEELIVEVLEDVPLTMHNFVRKTFFSLAFCDFCLKFLFHGFRCQTCGYKFHQHCSSKVPTVCVDMSTNRRQFYHSVQDLSGGSRQHEAPSNRPLNEPLTPQGPSSCTQHRDPKHFPFPAPANAPLQRIRSTSTPNVHMVSTTAPMDSGLIQLPAQSFNTDAAGNRGGGDGTPRGSPSPASMSSGRKSPHSKSPSEQRERKSLADDKKKVKNLGYRDSGYYWEVPPSEVQLLKRIGTGSFGTVFRGRWHGDVAVKVLKVAQPTAEQAQAFKNEMQVLRKTRHVNILLFMGFMTRPGFAIITQWCEGSSLYHHLHVADTRFDMVQLIDVARQTAQGMDYLHAKNIIHRDLKSNNIFLHEGLTVKIGDFGLATVKTRWSGAQPLEQPSGSVLWMAAEVIRMQDPNPYSFQSDVYAYGVVLYELMTGSLPYSHIGSRDQIIFMVGRGYLSPDLSKISSNCPKAMRRLLSDCLKFQREERPLFPQILATIELLQRSLPKIERSASEPSLHRTQADELPACLLSAARLVP